Proteins co-encoded in one Candidatus Aminicenantes bacterium genomic window:
- a CDS encoding CGGC domain-containing protein, with the protein MRIGIIICGRYQTCGGGKCLRAMRERVGGFAVYPAEESLELVGYSYCGDCPGGNVEYVPEEMKRNGAEAIHLATGLVVGYPPCPRLRQFKQFIEARYELPVVVGTHPIPEKYMKIHEKLPFWKAMNMDELAGPLMQEDPEIQAAYN; encoded by the coding sequence ATGCGCATCGGCATCATTATTTGTGGACGTTACCAGACCTGCGGCGGCGGCAAATGCCTGCGCGCCATGCGGGAACGGGTCGGCGGTTTTGCCGTTTACCCCGCCGAAGAATCCCTTGAACTGGTCGGATATTCCTATTGCGGTGATTGCCCCGGCGGCAACGTAGAATACGTCCCCGAGGAGATGAAACGCAACGGCGCCGAAGCCATCCACCTGGCCACGGGCCTGGTGGTTGGATATCCCCCCTGCCCGCGCCTGCGCCAGTTTAAGCAGTTCATCGAGGCCCGCTACGAACTTCCCGTGGTGGTGGGCACCCATCCCATTCCGGAAAAGTACATGAAGATCCATGAAAAACTGCCCTTCTGGAAAGCCATGAACATGGATGAACTCGCGGGTCCCCTGATGCAGGAGGACCCTGAAATCCAGGCCGCCTATAACTGA